The nucleotide sequence AAATACCCCTGGCTGTAGGGGTCCTGGCCGGTCGTATAGTTCATCACCCCATCCTGGATATACTCGAGCGTGTTCTGGTCCAGATCGAACCCACCGATGATCATGTCCTCCGCCATGCCCTGCTGGTCGGCGGCCTGGCCGATGAACCACGAATAGACGCCGCTGCCGACCATGCCATCCAGGTCTGGATTCGCCGTGAGGTGGTTTTCGACCGCCGAGACGCCGTCGCTGGCGGCATCGCCGTACTCGACTCGTTCGGTGAGTTCGATGTCTGTCCGCTGTTTGATGGCGTCCTCCGCGCCGTTGGCACGCGAGACCATCCCGCTATGGCCTTGGTCGGCCAGCCCGACTGTGACTTTACTCGCGTCGTCCGGCAGTTTCTCTACGAGCGCCATCCCGTTGGCATACCCCGAGGAGTACTGGTCTTGGCCGACAAAGGGCAATGCGCGACCGAACTCATCGCGCATGAACTGTCGGCCCTCCCCGCGAAGACTGTTGGTGTTGAACGTCAACACCACGATGTCGTTGTCCAGGGCGTCGTTGATGACGGTATTGTATGCTTGCGTGTTGGTGACCGTCGTGATGATCACGTCCGGTTGAGAGGCGACGACGTTCTCGAGGATGTTGACCTGCCCTTGCGCATCGAATCCACCGGAGGGGCCGGTAAAAGTGGCGTTCCATCCCAGCTGGGTCGCCGCGTCGTGAAGCCCGCCGATCGCGGGGTTCCAGAACGAGATCGCGCCGTTGTGACAGACCATCGTTACGTCTCGCTCCGGCGGATCCCGTGTGAAATCCAGGTCCGTCGGCGGCGGGTTCAGATCGATCCGCTGATACGAGGGCGCGGCCCCATCACCACTTCCATTCCCTTCTCCGTCAGTTTCCGCTTCAGTATCTCCCTGCTGGAGGCACCCTGCCAGCCCGCCGACAGCTGAGAGTGCCCCGAGTTGTTGCATCACCCGGCGACGTGAGATACCTCTTCCAGCACTGATACGCACCTGATTGTCATCTGTTGGCATGACAATTGTTGTCCTAACGCCAGGATATAATATCTATTGATTGTTCATTATGTATTGTATGTCTCTCGGGTTGTCTTTGCACCGTCCCGGTGTCTCCCCGCAGATTCGATGGATGCCACGGGGCGATCTCATGGTTCGGCCAGTGACGGACCGGTCGGTCGTCACTGACGGACGCAGTGTATTACCCGTTGCCAGCAAATACGACAGTCCAGGTATTCTTTCGTCTCCCGGTTTCCGGTGGTCACGCGCTCAGCCTCGCTCACCGCGTGCCATCCAGGGCGGCCAGCGCCTCGGCGGCCTCGCGGGCGGCTTCGAGCGCGTCTGTGGCACGGCGGGGATCGTCGGTCGCTTCGGCCTGCCGGGCGAAGGTAGACAGCGTGGCGACGAGTGAATCCCGGGCATCCTGGAGGTCGCCAGCATCACGGGTGGGCTGTGGACTCGCCCCGGGTTCGAGTCCCGGTACGTCGACACGCTGGTCGTGTTGGGGACCAGTCTCGCCCCTAGCGTGCCCTGGCGTCTCGGGTTGGGGTGGCTCTTCGTGCGCTGGACTCGTTGGCGACTCGACAGGCGGCTGGGCCGATGCTTTGGCCGTCTCTGGCTCCGACTGGGGTTTCGTGTCTCCCGTCTGGGCCCCTGACTGGGCACCTGTCTGGGCCCCTGCGTTCGTCGTTGCGTCCTGGGTTTCGGCCGTGCCGTCCGTGGCTTCGGCCTCACTGGCCGCGTTCTCGCCGGCCGATTGCTGACAGGTTGGACAGAACTCCTGGCCGTCGTACCGGAAGATGGGATCACCACACCGCTCGCAATGGGTGTCCGTCATCGTCGCCCCCTGCAACAGCAACTCGCTCATCTGTTCAGTTGCCTCGCGTTTCTTTCGATCGTGCTCGAACTGTTCGCGGAGCCGTTCGCGTTCGGCTTCCTCGTCGAAGTCGCTCATGTGTCTAGAGGGCCGGTCAATGGACAAAGACGTTGCGACCGACTCCCAGTCGGCTCAGAACCGGTTCGAACTACCTACGGTGATAGCGTCAGGGATTCCTCGTCCAGCGCGACCTCGTAGTACCCGTGGGTGTTCCAGTCGAGTTCGGTCCCGTTCTGGGACAGTGTCCCGCCGTCGACGGTCACACGCAGGTGTCGGCCTTCCGGGAAGTCCTCGGGCACTGTCCACTCCCAGACAGTTTCCTCGCCTGATTCGGTGACATCGGCGGAGGCGAACAACTGTTGACCGCGCCAGTACGCGCCGACGGTAGCGAGGGTGTCGATCCAGACGTCGCCGGCGGATTTGGCGTGTTCGATACTGTCGATGATCGCATCGATCTCGACCGGCGCGTACCACTCCTGAGTGGTCGGCGTGATCGAGTGAAAGACGAGTATCTGCCACTCACTGTTTGCCCGAGCGCCATCGATCAGGTCGATGAAGGTCTCGGCGGTGTCGCCCTCTTCGGCCACGTAACACGGCAGGTCGTACGGGTCGCTGTTGTCGTTCGGGCTAATCTCACCGCCACCAAGCTTTCGGTTGAGGAAGAGATCGGACTGCTCGGCCGGCTCGATCCACTCGCTGTCGCCGTAGGGCGCTGCCATCGTCCAGACGTCTTCCTGTCCCAGCGTGTCGATGATGTATTGGTTACACTGCTCGATCTCGGCTGCTGGATCCGAAAGTGGCTCGCCGAAGGAGCTCTCGGTCATATCGCCGTACGGATGGCTGACGGTTTGATTTCCGAGCTCGTGGCCATCCTGGCGGGCTTGCGTCCACCCCTCCTCGAACCCCGCGACGTCCTCGTTGACGTTGATTGCGAGATAGAACGACATGTTCATCTCTGTCCCCGCGAGTGCATCGTAGTGTTCGAGCTGCGAGGGTTGGCCGTTGTTGTATGAGTAGGTGACGGCCCCGTTGAATCCGGCCCAGTCGAGCACTTCCAGGCCTCCTGGGTCGCCGGTCGGCTTCGGGACCCCGTTCCGGTCGGGCGTCGGCAGCGGCGCCAGGGGCCCGTTGGCCGACTGCGGGACATCCGGGTCCAGTTCCGTCTCGGTCTCCGTCTCCGTTTCTGTCTCCGTGTCAGTTTCCGTCTCGGTCTCCGTTTCAGTCTCTGTTTCGGTCTCCGTGTCGGCTTCCGTTTCAGTCTCGGTTGGCGTCTCTGTCCCTATATTCACCATCCCCGATTGGTCCGGCGTAATCGTCCCATCCGGCGGTGTCTCTCCCTGGTTGGACGTATTGTCCTCTTGACACCCGGCCAGCGTCGTCAGTCCAGCTGCCCCCGCGATCGTCAGAAATCGACGACGGTCGATTACGGATCGTTCCCCCGTATCCTGGTCAGTCATGCACGGTCCCAAATTCAGACTCACTCTATTTGGGCTTTAGTATTTTGTCTATATTTGTCAGCCGCCTCGCGCGTCTTTTGATCCCCCTACGTCGACAACGTCAGGGACGCCTCGTCCAGGTCGACCTCGTAGTACCCGTGGGTGTTCCAGTCGAGTTCGGTCCCGTTCTGGGACAGTGTCCCGCCGTCGACGGTCACGCGCACGTGTCGACCCGCCGGGAAATCCTCGGGCACTGTCCACTCCCAGATGGTTTCCTCGCCCGACTCCGCAACCTCCGCGGATTCGAGGAGTTGGTGACCGCGCCAGTACGCGCCGACGGTAGCGAGGGTGTCGATCCAGACGTCGCCGGCGGATTTGGCGTGTTCGATACTGTCGATGATTGCATCGATCTCGACCGGCGCGTACCACACCTCGTCGGTCGGCGCGATCGTATGAAACAGGAAGATCTGCCACTCGCCGGCCTCGCGAGCGTCGTCGATCAGATCGGTGAAGGTCTCGGCGGTGTCACCTTCCTGGGCCATGTAACACGGGAGATTGTACGGATCGGCGTCGTCGTCCGGAGTGACGGCTCCGCCACCGACCCCTCTGCTGAGGAAGAGATCGGACTGCTCGGCCGGCTCGCTCCAGCCGGTGTCGCCGTAGGGGGCTGCCATCGTCCAGACGTCCTCCTGGCCCAGCGTCTCGATGATGTACTGAGAACACTGCTGAATCTCCGTCGCTGTGTCCTCGACGGGCTCGCCGAAGGAACTCTCGGTCATATCGGCGTACGGATGGCTGACGGTGTGATTCCCGAGTTCGTGGCCGTCCTGAGCGGCCAGGGTCCAGCCACCTTCGTATCCATCGAAGTCTACGTTGCTGGTGAGATAGAACGTCATGTTCATCTCGGTCGCCGCGAGCGCGTCGTAGTGCTGGAGGTTCGAGGGTTGGCCGTCGTCGTAGGTGTAGGTGACGGCCCCCTCGAATCCGGCCCAGTCGAGCACTTCCAGGCCCCCTGGCTCGCCGGTCGGCTTCGGAACCCCGTTCCGGTCGGGCGTCGGCAGCGGCGCCAGGGGCCCGTTGGCCGACTGCGGGACATCCGGGTCCAGTTCCGTCTCGGTCTCCGTTTCTGTCTCCGTGTCGGTCTCTGTTTCCGTTTCAGTCTGTGTTTCCGTTGTTGTTTCCGTGTCGGTCGTTGTTTCCGTCGGCGTCGACGTATCAGTCGATTCCGTCGGTGTGTTCTGACCTTCTGTCGTCGCTTCCTCACAGCCAGCGAGCGTTGTGAGTCCAGTCGCCCCCGCGATCGCCAGAAACCGCCGACGATCGACCGCCGTCGGTTCCCCCGTATCTTGGTCTGACATACAACAGTCCGAATTTTCGGACCCGTTCGATAAACATTGTGGTATTTTATCTTCATAGTTCTACAATAGTAATTTTTCGACAACACTTTCGAGATTATATGATCGATATAGGGGTCTACTGACGTTCGGCCGAGGTTCTGACGGGGGCTGGCCCCCGATATGGCACGTGGCACGATCGAACGAAGCGACCGTTCCGACAGTTTTTCAATCCCCTCTGTGCAGGTAGGCGACAGGCATGGGTAACACGGAGTCAGTGGACGAAACCGACTCGCTCGTGGAGTATGGCATCGAAGACCGACCGCCCCTTACCCGTTCTCTTCTGCTCGGTGTCCAGCATTACCTGACGATGATCGGCGCGAACATCGCCGTGCCCTTGATTCTCGCCGGAACGATGGGGATGCCTGGCCACGTGGAAGCGAAGTTCGTCGGCACCTTCTTCGTCGTCAGCGGGATCGCGACGCTGGCACAGACCACGTTCGGGAATCGGTATCCCATCGTGCAGGGCGCACCGTTCTCGATGCTCGCGCCCGCGATCGCCATCGTCGGGGCAAGTCTTACACTCCCCGGAATGGCCGATTGGAACGCCAAACTCCTCTTCCTGCAGGGTGCAATTATCAGTGCCGCGGTGGTCGAGGTGGCCATTGGCTACTTCGGGCTCGTGGGGAAGATCCGGGAGTACATCTCCCCGGTGGTGGTCGCGCCGGTCGTCACGTTGATCGGGCTGTCACTGTTTTCGGCACCACAGATCACTGACGTCAATGCCACCGTCCCGGGTGCACAGCAAAACTGGTATCTCCTTCTGTTGACGCTCGTGTTGATCGTCCTTTTCTCACAATATCTCAAAAATCGGAGTCGTCTGTTCAGTCTCTTTCCGATTTTGCTCGGCATCACGGTTGCGTGGCTGGTCGCGGCGATCGCGTCGGTCGCCGGGATCATCTCGTCAGGAGCGCCGGGTTTTGTCGATTTGGCGGCGATTCAGGGCGCGGATCCGATCCTGGTGCACTATCCACTGATGTGGGGCCTGCCGCGATTTGAACTGTCCTTCGCGATCGGGATGTTCGCGGGCGTTCTCGCGTCGATCATCGAGTCCTTCGCCGATTATCACGCCGTCGCCCGACTCTCGGGGGAGGGCGCGCCGTCGAAACAGCGGATCAATCACGGCATCGGGATGGAGGGGCTCGCGAACGTCTTCTCCGGGCTGATGGGGACCGGCGGATCGACCTCCTACTCCGAGAACATCGGCGCGATCGGGCTGACTGGCGTCGCCTCCAGATACGTGGTTCAGATCGGCGCGGCGGTCATGATCCTGGCCGGGTTTGTCGGGTACTTCGGCACGCTCGTCGCGACGATTCCCGACCCGATCGTCGGCGGGCTCTACATCGCCATGTTCGGCCAGATCGTGGCTGTCGGGCTCTCGAACCTGAAGTACGTCGATCTGGATTCCTCGCGAAACCTCTTCATCGTCGGGATCGCCATCTTCGCCGGGATGGCGATCCCCGCGTATATGGGCAACATCGACGCCGCGGCGGCCTCGATGGAGATTTCCGGATTCGAACTCTTCCGTCAGGGACTGATCGATGTCCCGCTTCTGGGGCCCGTCTTCGGTACCGAAATCGTCTCACAGACCGTCTACATCATTGGTGGCGTCCACATGGCCGTTGGCGGGATCATCGCGTTCATTCTCGATAACACGGTGCCGGGGACACGCGAAGAACGTGGCCTGGTCGCCTGGGAGGAGATGACTGAGAGCGACGACTCGTTCACGTCGGCAATCGAACGTGCCTCCGATCGTGTGGGGAGCGACCGCTGGCCGTTTTCCGGGGATTGAGCTGTCGCCCCGTCGCCGTTAATCGCCGACGCTGATGTTTTCGCGCAGGTCGTTCTCGATGGCTTCCAGCGTCCGCCCTTTCGTTTCGGGGACGAGCCCGTAGGTGAACGCGAACGCGACCGCGCTGAAGACGCCGAACAGCCAAAACGTCACCGACGGGCCGACGTTGGCCGTCAGGACCGGAAACGACAGCGCGACGGCGAGGTTCGCAACCCAGTTGGTGACCGTCGCGACCCCTTCGGCAGATCCGCGAACGGCCAGCGGATAGATCTCCGAGATGAGCAACCAGAAGACCGGCCCCAGCCCGATCGCGAAGAAGGAGATGTACAGCATGAGACAGACTGTCGCGGTAATGCTGAGCACCCCCGAGAGGCCCGGCAGGTAGAAGACGACCCCGAGGATCGCGAGCGTGACGGTCATCCCAGCGGTCCCGACCAGGAGGAGTGCTCGCCGGCCGACCCGGTCGATATAGGCGATCGCGACGACAGTCATCACCACGTTGACGACGCCGATCCCGACGGTCGCGAGGATCGAGGCCGCGCTGTCGAAGCCGGTCGCCTCCAGGATCGTCGGCGCGTAGTACATCACCGCGTTGATGCCGGTGATCTGCTGGAGGATTGCCAGACCGATCCCGACGATCAGGGCGGGGCGAAGCCACGGTTCGAGCAGTTTTCGGAGTCCAGCTTCGGTCTCACGTTCGACGGTCTCTTTGATCTCTTCGAGTTCCTCCTCGACGCTTCCCTTCCGGGTGCGCTGGAGGACGGCTTTGGCGCGTTCGCGCTGCCCGTGGCTGTAGAGCCATCGTGGACTTTCGGGCATCTTGAGGACACCGATCCCGAGGATGACTGCGGGGATCATCCCCGCGCCGAGCATCCACCGCCACGCGCCGTTGCCGGCGAAGAGGTAGTTCACGAAGTAGGACCCGAGAATACCGATCGTGACCATTAGCTGGTGCATCGAGGTCAGCCCACCGCGGATCCGCGGCGGTGCGATCTCGGAGATGTACAGCGGCCCAACGACTGACGCGAAGCCGATCGCGAGGCCGTCGATGAGTCGCCCCGCAACGAGCACGGGCACGGTCGGCGCGACCGCCATCAGGAACGAGCCCGTGAAGAAGACGCCCGCCGAGAGCATGATGAGCCGACGTCGGCCGATTTGGTCGGCGAGCCGTCCGCCGAGCGCCGCGCCCGCCGCCGCGCCCGCCATCGCCCCGCTCACGACGATGCCCTCGACCAACGCCGACATCTGGAAGCTCTCGTTGATGAACAGGATCGCCCCGGAGATGATGCCGGTGTCAAAGCCGAACAGGAGGCCGTTCAGCGCGGCCATCGCCGAGACGAGATAGACGAATCGGTCCCCGTCGCCACTCAACACGTTGGTTACTACGGATGTCGACATACACCCAGGGGCTCGCCAGTTGCCACGCAAAAGCGCTACGGCAATTCCCACAGGCTACTGCGGGGAACAATGCTGTCAGTTTTCCATTCGCGGAACCGTCCGAAAAATCAAATCGCTCGGTGGACATTTGACCGGTTCTCAATACCCTTGCGAACCCCTCTCAGTGCCGTTTTGGGCCGTCTTTCGGATTCGGCGGGCCCGCGCGACGAGCCGATTTCGGTGGTTCGCCGCTAGTCCTCTGAATCGCTTCCGATCAATCCCTGTAATGTTGTCAGGCGCTCCCTCAGTGTCGGGCGCTCCTGGTCGTCTGCTTCCCCTGGCTCGTCAGACTCCTCGCTGTCGGCCCCTACAGGATCGGCAGATTCCGCCTCGCTGTCGGACTCTCCATCGTGCTCAGATTCGCCGGGCTCATCAGCCTTGTTTTGCCTGTCAGGCTCCTCGCCGGCATCCGGCGGTCCTTCGCCGTCGGCGTCCGCCGGCTTGTCGGGTTCGTCATCCCGGTCGGGTGCTGTCTCACTGCCGGCGTCTGCTGACTCATCCGCGGCTTCATCGCCGTTGGCGTCCACTGGCTCGTCGGACTCTGTACCCATGTCCGGATCTCTCTGTTCGTCGGCCGGTTGTTCACGGCCGGATTCGCTTTCAGCGTCGAGTTCGCCGAGGGGCTCGGTCGTGTCCCCTTCGCCGGCACTGAACGGACTGTGGGACGCGACTCTTTCGACGAGTGGGTCCCGATGTTCCCGTTCCCGATCGGGTTTCGCCGGCGGTTCGAACCGGAACCGCTGGCCGTCGGCAAACACGTAGAACGCGCCCGTTCGCGTGTCCTCGATGACGCGGCTGTCGGTATCGATCGCGACGTTGACGAGTCCCGCAAGCGAGTCCGTCTCGGCCGTCGCCCCGCCGCGGGCGCCGGTACTGACCGCGCCGGTCGAGATCCACTCGTCGAACGACGCCCGGTCGGATCGGAACGCGAGCCATTCCCGTTCGCGATCCGAGATCGAAAGACGGCCCGTTCGAGTGGCGTACCCGAGTCCGAACACGCCCACCAGCCCAGCGATGAGCAACACAGGACCACCCATTTTTCGAAGCGGCCCGTACGTCGCCTGGACAGTGACTTCCTTCCGTTCTTTATCCGACTTCCGGACCGTCCCGGGATCCTCGATACCATAGACACCGCCGCTCGGATCGATCGGCAGGCGATACGTTCTGGTGGTGTTGACCTCCTTTCCGTTTCTGGTCCCCGAAAGCGCCACCTCGGCGACGACTTCGAGTTCGAGCTCGCCCGGTGTTCCGCCGAGGTTCTCGTCGATGCGCTCGACCTCGGCGGCGGCCCCACTCACGTTCAGCGAAAACGGGCTCTCGATCGTCTCGCCCGGGGATAGCGAATATCGGTGGTCCCGGTTCAGCTGTCGGTTTATCTCCCAGTAGACCGTTTCGGACGCCTCCCGTTGACTCTCGGCCGATCGGAGCTCCAGAGCTGTCCTGACTGTCACACTCAGGTCACCGCCGTCGGTTGCGGTGTACGTGTACGTCAGCGCCCCCGCCAATCTGGGTGTCGTCTGCGTAAAGTACGCCGATCGGTTTTCGAGCCTTTCACCCGTCTCAAACGCCGCTGTTCCGTTCACGACGGTCGCGTGATGGTGAAACTCGCCGGCCGACTCCCATTCGGATACCGTCTCCGTCACGGTCTCCGTCCCGGGCTTGGCATGGGTCGTATACGTGAGATACCCCCCCACAGCACCGACCATCACCACCACAGCGACGACCAGCGTGAAATTGTCGGCGATACCCCTCCGGATCCGAAGCCCCCGCCCCCGATCGCGCATATAAGTTCAATTTCCGATGACTATGATATAATGGTTGGGGATGGATCGGGGTTTCACCGGCGGGAAAGAACGCGTTTGAGCCGGGACGGCGTCTCGCGGGATCGGGAGCGAACCCGGCCCGAGGCGACCACGACCGTCCCGAGCAGGTACAGCGATCCACCGAGCAGGAGATCGATTGCGACGATCGGCGCCCACGGATGGAACGCATACAGGGTGGCGATCATCCCTTCCGGGAGGACGAGCAGGTACCGATGTTCGACGAGGTAGTGACGATAGTAGCCAGTTTCGGGCGGGGCCGAGAGGCGAAGCGTCGCGTTGACGGTCGAGTGCCCCCCGATGACTGTCCGCTGTGGCTCGATATCGATCCTCTCGCTTGTCGGTTCGATATACGTTACCATCGGTACGAACCCCCCATTCCCGAGTTGATATCTGGTTGATTCGGTCGTGTTCTGCTCGATGACTCGTATCCCTGGGGCGTCGCTTTCGGCGCTCACGACGCCGAACTCCTGTGGACCGGCGGGCAGAACCATCGTCGCTGTGGCCGACAGGACCACGGCGGCTGCGAAGATCCCCACGATCAATCTGACGTCCACACCCGTCTTTCGGGACGTGTCACGTCCCGACGATCGGTCGCTGCCCACGAGTACGTCGGCCACGTAGCCGAGTACCGATGCGCCGGCCAGCAGATAGGCCAGTCCCTGCGTCCCAAGCAGCGACCGGATGCCAAGGAGCGTGGCGAGGTGTCGTTGGAGTGTCCCGAGGACGTGCTGGATCGTGCTCACGGCCGTGCCGATAGCAGGGATCGAGAGAACATTCCCGCCCGGTTGCCACGCGGTGGCGACGATCTGTGTCTCGCTGACTACCGGCTCGTTGCCGTCCTGATCGGTGAACGGGTTGGCGTCGCCACGGGTGATATATCCCCGGTCAGTTTTCTCGACGACGCGATGGGTCGCAAGTCCGCCACCCTGGATTGTTTCGGCCTGGAATGTAACGACATCTCCCTTTTCGACCGGTCCGGCAAGCGCCGACGGGATGGCCACGAACCCGTCCCCCGGATCGAGTGTCGGTTCCATGCTCCCCGTCGTGACGTATCCCAGTAGCACCGGCTGGCCGAGCACCTGCCCGGCGACCATCGCGACCAGGAAGATCGCGATGACTGCCTTTCCCACCCCCGCTAGCACCCCCCGCAGTCCCATTGTCGAAGGCTTGCCCCTCATCCTATAAAATAGTTGGTGCACGGACACGATATCGATGGGTGTGTCCGGCCGATGTACCACCTCGATCTATTCTCTGGATGCTGATATGCTCACGTATCGGGGAACTCACGGCCCGGCCCTGCTTTCACTGAGCAGATGGGTGGCCTATGACGCGTGCCTGGGGGGACCGCAATGGCTCGGGGACACGACTTTCGGGCCGACTGACAACCGGTCAGAACCGATTCCGACGTACGCCGTTCCTCTTTGCCGAACGATTCGATCGTCTGAACCGATTCAGGAGGGAGCCAGCCACCGACTGGACACCCAACCCAAGGACAGTCGTCATGTAGACCCCAGTCAGAAAGTACCACGGCTTTCGGCTAATCCCGCCCCAGCCGATGTGTGCGGCGTTTCCGAACGCGAAATACACGCCGAAAAATAACAGCCCGTACGCGATTCGCTTGTCGTCCCTGTAGGCGAAAACCACGAGCAGTCCGAGAAGGACGCCGAGCTGAAACGTGTGAATATCCATATACGAACTGAATATCTCGCCCAGGATTTCGACCATTCGTCAGTCACAGGTCGCCGAACTACGGATAAAAGCCCTCTGCCGTTATTATTGATTCCGATAATGCAATCGATTTTTGGATGATATACTCATTACATCTTCATATTCGGTTCTGACTCCAAAATAATATGTTTGAAGAACAATATCCAATTATATAATGATTTATATTGGGTCCGGTGGGCTGGGATCGCCGTCAGCTTCAGCACCCGCCCACTCGTCATACCCCACAGCCACACCGCTTTCGCCTTCCGGGCTGGTCGTGACCGATCTTTCCATACAATTGATATTGGAGCGGGACGGAGTATGGACTGTGTCTGGAACCGTCTTGGCCGCGACGGATCTGCGGGTGAGACGCGGGAGTAGTGACGTGATCGCTGGGCTCTCGTTGACTGTTCGAGATGGCGAGACGGTTCTCATACAGGGAAAAAGCGGGAGCGGGAAGTCGACGCTGTTCGAGGTATTCGGCCTGTTGTCCGATTGTTCGTCGGGTGAACTCCACATCGACGGCGTCGACGTACGGGACCTTTCGAGACGGGAGCGAGCGCTCTTCCGGCGGGACCGACTCGGGATGGTGTATCAGGATTTCCAACTGGTCCCCGACCTGACCGCCCGTGAGAACGCCCGTCTCCCACAAAGTCACGGGGGCGGACACGATCCTGCATGGCTGGAGACGATCTTCGAGCGCCTGGAGATCGGCGGGATCGGCGATCAGTATCCCGCTACGCTGTCGGGTGGCGAAAAACAGCGGGTCGCGATCGCCCGTGCGGTCGCCAACAAGCCCGGGATCGTCATCGCCGACGAACCCACCGGGCAACTCGACCCGGAAACGACCGATCGCGTCATCGCGCTGCTGTTCGAGGCCCAGGAACTCGCGGGGACGACGTTGTTGACTGTGAGTCATGACCGACGAATCACTTCCCGTTTCGAGCGTGTCTATCGACTTGCCGAAGGCACGCTCCATCGACTCGAGACGGGCGAGGAGAAACCGGGTCTGGAGTGATGAGTCACAGACGCCAGTTGCTGGCGCGGTATTCGCGCCGCGATCGGCTGTCGATGGTTGTCATCGGCGTCTCGATCGCGTTTCTGACCGGGAGCGCGTTGCTCCTCGTGAGTGCGACCGACCAGTTGGGGACGATCGCTGCCGACTTCGACACGACGGGCTACGTGACCGGGTATCAGTCGATCGAGTCGGCGGCCCGAACTGCCGGGAGTGACGCGGTGTTTCCGATCGCGACGGTACCGATCGACGGCACGAACGTGACTGTCCTGGGTGTTCCACCGGGGGCCAACGAGACGATCACCGCGGCGACGCCGGATGCCGGTCTCGCGAGCGCCCTCACGAACGGTCCACGGACCGTCGAAGTCCGGGGAACGACCGTGAAACAGATCCAAATCTCGGGGAGGCCGAGCATCGGGATGATCCCCGACAGCTGGTACCTCGCCGAGAGCACCCTCGTCGAACAGTTCACTACCGACGGCGCTGTCGTGGTCGAGACCGGTGCCAACGCCGTCGAGCGGACGGGCGTCCGTGGCGGATCGATCCCGCTACGCGGGGCCGCACACTTTTTC is from Halorhabdus sp. BNX81 and encodes:
- a CDS encoding DUF5305 family protein, translated to MRDRGRGLRIRRGIADNFTLVVAVVVMVGAVGGYLTYTTHAKPGTETVTETVSEWESAGEFHHHATVVNGTAAFETGERLENRSAYFTQTTPRLAGALTYTYTATDGGDLSVTVRTALELRSAESQREASETVYWEINRQLNRDHRYSLSPGETIESPFSLNVSGAAAEVERIDENLGGTPGELELEVVAEVALSGTRNGKEVNTTRTYRLPIDPSGGVYGIEDPGTVRKSDKERKEVTVQATYGPLRKMGGPVLLIAGLVGVFGLGYATRTGRLSISDREREWLAFRSDRASFDEWISTGAVSTGARGGATAETDSLAGLVNVAIDTDSRVIEDTRTGAFYVFADGQRFRFEPPAKPDREREHRDPLVERVASHSPFSAGEGDTTEPLGELDAESESGREQPADEQRDPDMGTESDEPVDANGDEAADESADAGSETAPDRDDEPDKPADADGEGPPDAGEEPDRQNKADEPGESEHDGESDSEAESADPVGADSEESDEPGEADDQERPTLRERLTTLQGLIGSDSED
- a CDS encoding signal peptidase I; translation: MGLRGVLAGVGKAVIAIFLVAMVAGQVLGQPVLLGYVTTGSMEPTLDPGDGFVAIPSALAGPVEKGDVVTFQAETIQGGGLATHRVVEKTDRGYITRGDANPFTDQDGNEPVVSETQIVATAWQPGGNVLSIPAIGTAVSTIQHVLGTLQRHLATLLGIRSLLGTQGLAYLLAGASVLGYVADVLVGSDRSSGRDTSRKTGVDVRLIVGIFAAAVVLSATATMVLPAGPQEFGVVSAESDAPGIRVIEQNTTESTRYQLGNGGFVPMVTYIEPTSERIDIEPQRTVIGGHSTVNATLRLSAPPETGYYRHYLVEHRYLLVLPEGMIATLYAFHPWAPIVAIDLLLGGSLYLLGTVVVASGRVRSRSRETPSRLKRVLSRR
- a CDS encoding ABC transporter ATP-binding protein, producing MSGTVLAATDLRVRRGSSDVIAGLSLTVRDGETVLIQGKSGSGKSTLFEVFGLLSDCSSGELHIDGVDVRDLSRRERALFRRDRLGMVYQDFQLVPDLTARENARLPQSHGGGHDPAWLETIFERLEIGGIGDQYPATLSGGEKQRVAIARAVANKPGIVIADEPTGQLDPETTDRVIALLFEAQELAGTTLLTVSHDRRITSRFERVYRLAEGTLHRLETGEEKPGLE